From one Lycium ferocissimum isolate CSIRO_LF1 chromosome 5, AGI_CSIRO_Lferr_CH_V1, whole genome shotgun sequence genomic stretch:
- the LOC132056892 gene encoding regulatory-associated protein of TOR 1-like isoform X2, with product MMVLRSVFRRVRLIPGWSLNGGLETDQFGDGGSNKRFQPLQLVILMKTGCVALVLCLNISVDPPDVIKISPCARMECWVDPFSMAPQKALETIGRTLNQQYERWQPRAKYKISLDPTIDEVKKLCTTCRKYAKSERVLFHYNGHGVPKPTANGEIWLFNKSYTQYIPLPISDLDSWLKTPSIYVFDCSAAGMIVNAFIELQDWTASGSSGTSTRDCILLAACEAHETLPQSAEFPADVFTSCLTTPIKMALRWFCTRSLLHESLDYSLIDRIPGRQTDRKTLLGELNWIFTAVTDTIAWNVLPHDLFQRLFRQDLLVASLFRNFLLAERIMRSANCSPISYPMLPPTHQHHMWDAWDMAAEICLSQLPTLVEDPNAEFQPSPFFTEQLTAFEVWLDHGSKDKKPPEQLPIVLQVLLSQCHRFRALVLLGRFLDMGPWAVDLALSVGIFPYVLKLLQTTTPELRQILVFIWTKILALDKSCQVDLVKDGGHTYFIRFLDSVEAYPEQRAMAAFVLAVIVDGHRKGQEACSEAGLIHVCLKHLQGSTPNDAQTEPLFLQWLCLCLGKLWEDYTEAQVSGVQADAPAIFAPLLSEPQPEVRAAATFALGTLLDGFDSARDGVGGDEDCDEEKVRTEVSIIKSLLSVASDGSPLVRAEVAVALARFAFGHKKHLKSVAAAYWKPQSNSLLTSLPSFAVKSSGSGYTTPTHCIPHGSRVLSPVAPLLRVGGDGQSISRDGRVSTSSPLATPGVIHGSPLSDDSSQLSDSGMLNDAVTNGVVNHTRSRPLDNALYSQCVLAMCALAKDPSPRIAGLGRRVLSIIGIEQVVAKSVKSTGESTTAPTTGYPGLARSSSWFDMNGGHLPLTFRTPPVSPPRPSYLTGMRRVCSLEFRPHLPHSQDSGLADPLLGSAGSSGASDRSFLPQSAIYNWSCGHFSKPLLTAVDDSEEMIARREEKEKLALDLIAKCQHSSISKLHNQIASWDTKFETGTKTALLQPFSPIVIAADESERIRVWNYEEATLLNSFDNHSYPDKGISKLCLVNELDDSLLLVASSDGNIRIWKDYTVRGRQRLVSGFSSIQGHRPGVRSVNAVVDWQQQSGYLFSSGEVSSIMAWDLDKEQLVNTIPTSSDCSISALSASQVHAGHFAAGFVDGCVKLFDIRTPELLVSSSRPHTQRVERVVGIGFQPGLEPAKIVSASQAGDIQFLDMRNLKEAYLTIDAHRGSLTALAVHRHAPLIASGSAKQLIKVFNLEGEQLGTIRYLSTFMAQKIGSVRCLTFHPYQVLLAAGAADACVSVYADEIAPTR from the exons ATGAAGACGGGATGTGTTGCCCTTGTTTTGTGTTTAAACATCAGTGTTGATCCACCTGATGTAATAAAGATATCTCCTTGTGCTCGAATGGAGTGTTGGGTTG ATCCATTTTCGATGGCACCTCAAAAAGCACTTGAAACAATTGGGAGAACTTTGAACCAACAATACGAGAGGTGGCAACCTAGG GCTAAGTATAAAATTTCCTTGGATCCTACTATTGATGAAGTCAAGAAGCTTTGCACAACTTGTCGAAAGTATGCCAAGTCAGAACGAGTTCTATTCCATTACAATGGACATGGTGTTCCTAAACCTACAGCGAATGGTGAAATTTGGCTATTTAATAAG AGTTATACGCAGTATATTCCTTTGCCAATCAGCGACCTGGATTCCTGGTTGAAGACACCATCAATCTACGTGTTTGACTGCTCCGCTGCTGGGATGATTGTTAATGCCTTCATAGAG ctacaggacTGGACTGCTTCTGGTTCGTCTGGAACTTCTACAAGGGATTGTATTCTGCTTGCTGCTTGTGAAGCGCATGAGACACTTCCTCAGAGTGCTGAGTTTCCAGCCGATGTATTCACCTCCTGCCTCACTACACCCATCAAAATGGCATTGAGATG GTTTTGCACTCGTTCATTGCTTCATGAGTCGCTTGATTACTCTCTGATTGATAGAATTCCTGGCCGGCAAACTGATCGGAAGACACTTCTTGGCGAACTGAATTGGATTTTTACTGCAGTTACTGACACAATTGCCTGGAATGTTCTACCACATG ATCTATTTCAGAGATTGTTCAGGCAAGATCTGTTGGTTGCTAGTTTGTTCAGAAACTTTTTACTTGCTGAAAGAATCATGCGCTCTGCAAATTGTTCACCAATTTCATACCCAATGCTACCACCTACTCATCAGCACCATATGTG GGATGCATGGGACATGGCAGCAGAAATCTGTCTTTCGCAGCTTCCAACTTTAGTTGAGGATCCCAATGCAGAATTTCAG CCAAGTCCATTTTTCACAGAGCAGTTGACAGCTTTTGAAGTATGGCTTGACCATGGATCAAAGGATAAAAAGCCTCCAGAGCAGTTGCCCATAGTGTTGCAG GTGTTACTTAGTCAATGCCACAGGTTCCGTGCACTTGTACTTCTTGGAAGATTTCTTGATATGGGACCTTGGGCTGTAGATCTG GCCTTGTCTGTAGGAATATTTCCTTATGTTCTAAAGCTTTTGCAAACCACCACTCCAGAACTTAGACAAATTCTTGTCTTCATCTGGACGAAGATCCTTGCACTCGATAAG TCTTGCCAGGTTGACCTTGTAAAGGATGGGGGACATACATATTTCATTAGATTTCTTGACAGCGTGGAGGCTTATCCAGAGCAAAGGGCAATGGCTGCATTTGTTTTGGCAGTCATTGTGGATGGTCACAGAAAGGGTCAGGAGGCCTGTTCTGAAGCGGGTCTTATACATGTCTGCTTGAAGCATCTTCAGGGATCAACGCCTAATGATGCACAAACTGAACCACTTTTTCTTCAATGGCTGTGCCTTTGTCTTGGAAAACTGTGGGAGGATTACACAGAGGCACAAGTATCAGGTGTGCAGGCAGATGCACCAGCAATATTTGCACCTCTGCTGTCTGAGCCCCAACCTGAG GTGCGTGCTGCAGCTACTTTTGCTCTAGGGACTTTACTTGATGGATTTGACTCAGCTAGGGATGGTGTTGGAGGGGATGAAGACTGTGATGAGGAGAAGGTTAGGACCGAAGTCAGTATAATTAAGAGCCTTTTAAGTGTTGCTTCTGATGGAAGCCCTTTGGTTCGAGCGGAGGTTGCTGTAG CTTTGGCACGTTTTGCCTTTGGGCATAAAAAGCACCTGAAGTCAGTAGCCGCTGCATATTGGAAGCCTCAGTCTAATTCCTTGCTCACTTCCTTGCCTTCTTTCGCGGTCAAGAGTTCAGGTAGTGGGTATACAACCCCAACTCACTGTATTCCACATGGAAGTAGAGTTCTGTCTCCTGTTGCTCCTTTATTGAGAGTGGGGGGTGACGGTCAGTCCATATCTCGGGATGGGAGAGTCTCGACTAGCAGCCCCCTTGCAACGCCCGGCGTCATACATGGATCTCCTTTATCTGATGATTCCTCTCAACTTTCTGATTCCGGAATGTTGAATGATGCTGTCACCAATGGTGTTGTAAATCATACAAGATCAAGGCCTCTAGACAATGCACTTTATTCTCAGTGTGTACTGGCTATGTGTGCCTTGGCAAAGGATCCGTCACCACGTATTGCAGGTCTTGGCCGGAGAGTCCTCTCCATTATCGGGATTGAACAGGTTGTTGCCAAATCTGTTAAGTCAACTGGTGAATCCACAACAGCTCCAACCACTGGTTATCCTGGATTGGCTCGATCTTCATCTTGGTTTGATATGAATGGAG GACATTTACCTCTGACTTTTAGAACTCCTCCCGTTAGTCCCCCACGGCCCAGTTACTTGACGGGAATGCGAAGAGTTTGTTCTTTGGAGTTCAGGCCCCACCTACCGCACTCTCAAGACTCAGGATTAGCTGACCCATTGTTGGGGTCTGCTGGATCTTCTGGAGCTTCAGACCGCAGTTTTCTTCCCCAATCAGCCATCTACAACTGGAGTTGCGGCCACTTCTCAAAGCCACTTCTTACTGCAGTTGATGATAGTGAAGAGATGATTGCTAGAAGGGAAGAGAAGGAAAAGTTGGCCCTGGACCTCATTGCAAAGTGCCAACACTCTT CAATAAGCAAACTACACAATCAAATCGCTAGTTGGGATACTAAGTTTGAGACTGGCACCAAAACTGCTTTGCTGCAGCCCTTCTCACCTATTGTTATTGCTGCAGATGAGAGTGAAAGAATCAG GGTATGGAATTACGAGGAGGCCACCCTTCTCAACAGCTTTGATAACCACAGTTACCCTGATAAAGGAATTTCAAAGCTCTGCCTTGTGAACGAGCTAGATGATAGTCTGCTCCTTGTTGCATCAA GTGATGGGAACATCCGGATTTGGAAAGACTATACCGTAAGAGGTCGACAAAGACTAGTTTCTGGATTCTCTTCCATTCAAGGTCACAGACCTGGTGTCCGTAGTGTGAACGCTGTTGTGGATTGGCAGCAGCAGTCTGGATATCTG TTTTCATCTGGTGAAGtttcatcaatcatggcttggGATCTTGACAAAGAACAGCTTGTTAATACAATTCCAACATCCTCAGACTGCAGCATCTCAGCATTG TCAGCTTCTCAAGTTCACGCAGGACACTTTGCTGCTGGCTTTGTGGATGGATGTGTCAAACTATTTGATATTCGAACGCCTGAACT GCTTGTTTCTTCGTCACGACCGCACACCCAAAGAGTAGAGAGAGTTGTGGGGATCGGCTTTCAACCTGGACTTGAACCAGCAAAG ATCGTCAGTGCGTCTCAAGCTGGTGATATTCAGTTCCTTGATATGAGAAATCTCAAGGAAGCTTACTTAACAATTGATGCTCATAGGGGATCGCTGACGGCCCTAGCTGTTCATCGTCATGCACCCCTTATAGCAAGTGGTTCGGCTAAACAGCTTATCAAAGTGTTCAACCTGGAAGGTGAGCAATTAGGCACCATAAGATATTTGTCTACCTTCATGGCTCAGAAGATAGGTTCTGTGAGATGTCTTACCTTCCACCCCTATCAAGTGCTACTTGCTGCTGGAGCAGCAGATGCTTGTGTTTCAGTCTATGCTGATGAAATCGCCCCGACGAGATAA
- the LOC132056892 gene encoding regulatory-associated protein of TOR 1-like isoform X1, with amino-acid sequence MALGDLMASRLSQSSAALDEFGNEYLDGERINNVRDSDTASSSSYVGGGGVAADNVTTMTTTTSMAYLPQTIVLCELRHDGFEECVPSGPSDTGLVSKWRPRDRMKTGCVALVLCLNISVDPPDVIKISPCARMECWVDPFSMAPQKALETIGRTLNQQYERWQPRAKYKISLDPTIDEVKKLCTTCRKYAKSERVLFHYNGHGVPKPTANGEIWLFNKSYTQYIPLPISDLDSWLKTPSIYVFDCSAAGMIVNAFIELQDWTASGSSGTSTRDCILLAACEAHETLPQSAEFPADVFTSCLTTPIKMALRWFCTRSLLHESLDYSLIDRIPGRQTDRKTLLGELNWIFTAVTDTIAWNVLPHDLFQRLFRQDLLVASLFRNFLLAERIMRSANCSPISYPMLPPTHQHHMWDAWDMAAEICLSQLPTLVEDPNAEFQPSPFFTEQLTAFEVWLDHGSKDKKPPEQLPIVLQVLLSQCHRFRALVLLGRFLDMGPWAVDLALSVGIFPYVLKLLQTTTPELRQILVFIWTKILALDKSCQVDLVKDGGHTYFIRFLDSVEAYPEQRAMAAFVLAVIVDGHRKGQEACSEAGLIHVCLKHLQGSTPNDAQTEPLFLQWLCLCLGKLWEDYTEAQVSGVQADAPAIFAPLLSEPQPEVRAAATFALGTLLDGFDSARDGVGGDEDCDEEKVRTEVSIIKSLLSVASDGSPLVRAEVAVALARFAFGHKKHLKSVAAAYWKPQSNSLLTSLPSFAVKSSGSGYTTPTHCIPHGSRVLSPVAPLLRVGGDGQSISRDGRVSTSSPLATPGVIHGSPLSDDSSQLSDSGMLNDAVTNGVVNHTRSRPLDNALYSQCVLAMCALAKDPSPRIAGLGRRVLSIIGIEQVVAKSVKSTGESTTAPTTGYPGLARSSSWFDMNGGHLPLTFRTPPVSPPRPSYLTGMRRVCSLEFRPHLPHSQDSGLADPLLGSAGSSGASDRSFLPQSAIYNWSCGHFSKPLLTAVDDSEEMIARREEKEKLALDLIAKCQHSSISKLHNQIASWDTKFETGTKTALLQPFSPIVIAADESERIRVWNYEEATLLNSFDNHSYPDKGISKLCLVNELDDSLLLVASSDGNIRIWKDYTVRGRQRLVSGFSSIQGHRPGVRSVNAVVDWQQQSGYLFSSGEVSSIMAWDLDKEQLVNTIPTSSDCSISALSASQVHAGHFAAGFVDGCVKLFDIRTPELLVSSSRPHTQRVERVVGIGFQPGLEPAKIVSASQAGDIQFLDMRNLKEAYLTIDAHRGSLTALAVHRHAPLIASGSAKQLIKVFNLEGEQLGTIRYLSTFMAQKIGSVRCLTFHPYQVLLAAGAADACVSVYADEIAPTR; translated from the exons ATGAAGACGGGATGTGTTGCCCTTGTTTTGTGTTTAAACATCAGTGTTGATCCACCTGATGTAATAAAGATATCTCCTTGTGCTCGAATGGAGTGTTGGGTTG ATCCATTTTCGATGGCACCTCAAAAAGCACTTGAAACAATTGGGAGAACTTTGAACCAACAATACGAGAGGTGGCAACCTAGG GCTAAGTATAAAATTTCCTTGGATCCTACTATTGATGAAGTCAAGAAGCTTTGCACAACTTGTCGAAAGTATGCCAAGTCAGAACGAGTTCTATTCCATTACAATGGACATGGTGTTCCTAAACCTACAGCGAATGGTGAAATTTGGCTATTTAATAAG AGTTATACGCAGTATATTCCTTTGCCAATCAGCGACCTGGATTCCTGGTTGAAGACACCATCAATCTACGTGTTTGACTGCTCCGCTGCTGGGATGATTGTTAATGCCTTCATAGAG ctacaggacTGGACTGCTTCTGGTTCGTCTGGAACTTCTACAAGGGATTGTATTCTGCTTGCTGCTTGTGAAGCGCATGAGACACTTCCTCAGAGTGCTGAGTTTCCAGCCGATGTATTCACCTCCTGCCTCACTACACCCATCAAAATGGCATTGAGATG GTTTTGCACTCGTTCATTGCTTCATGAGTCGCTTGATTACTCTCTGATTGATAGAATTCCTGGCCGGCAAACTGATCGGAAGACACTTCTTGGCGAACTGAATTGGATTTTTACTGCAGTTACTGACACAATTGCCTGGAATGTTCTACCACATG ATCTATTTCAGAGATTGTTCAGGCAAGATCTGTTGGTTGCTAGTTTGTTCAGAAACTTTTTACTTGCTGAAAGAATCATGCGCTCTGCAAATTGTTCACCAATTTCATACCCAATGCTACCACCTACTCATCAGCACCATATGTG GGATGCATGGGACATGGCAGCAGAAATCTGTCTTTCGCAGCTTCCAACTTTAGTTGAGGATCCCAATGCAGAATTTCAG CCAAGTCCATTTTTCACAGAGCAGTTGACAGCTTTTGAAGTATGGCTTGACCATGGATCAAAGGATAAAAAGCCTCCAGAGCAGTTGCCCATAGTGTTGCAG GTGTTACTTAGTCAATGCCACAGGTTCCGTGCACTTGTACTTCTTGGAAGATTTCTTGATATGGGACCTTGGGCTGTAGATCTG GCCTTGTCTGTAGGAATATTTCCTTATGTTCTAAAGCTTTTGCAAACCACCACTCCAGAACTTAGACAAATTCTTGTCTTCATCTGGACGAAGATCCTTGCACTCGATAAG TCTTGCCAGGTTGACCTTGTAAAGGATGGGGGACATACATATTTCATTAGATTTCTTGACAGCGTGGAGGCTTATCCAGAGCAAAGGGCAATGGCTGCATTTGTTTTGGCAGTCATTGTGGATGGTCACAGAAAGGGTCAGGAGGCCTGTTCTGAAGCGGGTCTTATACATGTCTGCTTGAAGCATCTTCAGGGATCAACGCCTAATGATGCACAAACTGAACCACTTTTTCTTCAATGGCTGTGCCTTTGTCTTGGAAAACTGTGGGAGGATTACACAGAGGCACAAGTATCAGGTGTGCAGGCAGATGCACCAGCAATATTTGCACCTCTGCTGTCTGAGCCCCAACCTGAG GTGCGTGCTGCAGCTACTTTTGCTCTAGGGACTTTACTTGATGGATTTGACTCAGCTAGGGATGGTGTTGGAGGGGATGAAGACTGTGATGAGGAGAAGGTTAGGACCGAAGTCAGTATAATTAAGAGCCTTTTAAGTGTTGCTTCTGATGGAAGCCCTTTGGTTCGAGCGGAGGTTGCTGTAG CTTTGGCACGTTTTGCCTTTGGGCATAAAAAGCACCTGAAGTCAGTAGCCGCTGCATATTGGAAGCCTCAGTCTAATTCCTTGCTCACTTCCTTGCCTTCTTTCGCGGTCAAGAGTTCAGGTAGTGGGTATACAACCCCAACTCACTGTATTCCACATGGAAGTAGAGTTCTGTCTCCTGTTGCTCCTTTATTGAGAGTGGGGGGTGACGGTCAGTCCATATCTCGGGATGGGAGAGTCTCGACTAGCAGCCCCCTTGCAACGCCCGGCGTCATACATGGATCTCCTTTATCTGATGATTCCTCTCAACTTTCTGATTCCGGAATGTTGAATGATGCTGTCACCAATGGTGTTGTAAATCATACAAGATCAAGGCCTCTAGACAATGCACTTTATTCTCAGTGTGTACTGGCTATGTGTGCCTTGGCAAAGGATCCGTCACCACGTATTGCAGGTCTTGGCCGGAGAGTCCTCTCCATTATCGGGATTGAACAGGTTGTTGCCAAATCTGTTAAGTCAACTGGTGAATCCACAACAGCTCCAACCACTGGTTATCCTGGATTGGCTCGATCTTCATCTTGGTTTGATATGAATGGAG GACATTTACCTCTGACTTTTAGAACTCCTCCCGTTAGTCCCCCACGGCCCAGTTACTTGACGGGAATGCGAAGAGTTTGTTCTTTGGAGTTCAGGCCCCACCTACCGCACTCTCAAGACTCAGGATTAGCTGACCCATTGTTGGGGTCTGCTGGATCTTCTGGAGCTTCAGACCGCAGTTTTCTTCCCCAATCAGCCATCTACAACTGGAGTTGCGGCCACTTCTCAAAGCCACTTCTTACTGCAGTTGATGATAGTGAAGAGATGATTGCTAGAAGGGAAGAGAAGGAAAAGTTGGCCCTGGACCTCATTGCAAAGTGCCAACACTCTT CAATAAGCAAACTACACAATCAAATCGCTAGTTGGGATACTAAGTTTGAGACTGGCACCAAAACTGCTTTGCTGCAGCCCTTCTCACCTATTGTTATTGCTGCAGATGAGAGTGAAAGAATCAG GGTATGGAATTACGAGGAGGCCACCCTTCTCAACAGCTTTGATAACCACAGTTACCCTGATAAAGGAATTTCAAAGCTCTGCCTTGTGAACGAGCTAGATGATAGTCTGCTCCTTGTTGCATCAA GTGATGGGAACATCCGGATTTGGAAAGACTATACCGTAAGAGGTCGACAAAGACTAGTTTCTGGATTCTCTTCCATTCAAGGTCACAGACCTGGTGTCCGTAGTGTGAACGCTGTTGTGGATTGGCAGCAGCAGTCTGGATATCTG TTTTCATCTGGTGAAGtttcatcaatcatggcttggGATCTTGACAAAGAACAGCTTGTTAATACAATTCCAACATCCTCAGACTGCAGCATCTCAGCATTG TCAGCTTCTCAAGTTCACGCAGGACACTTTGCTGCTGGCTTTGTGGATGGATGTGTCAAACTATTTGATATTCGAACGCCTGAACT GCTTGTTTCTTCGTCACGACCGCACACCCAAAGAGTAGAGAGAGTTGTGGGGATCGGCTTTCAACCTGGACTTGAACCAGCAAAG ATCGTCAGTGCGTCTCAAGCTGGTGATATTCAGTTCCTTGATATGAGAAATCTCAAGGAAGCTTACTTAACAATTGATGCTCATAGGGGATCGCTGACGGCCCTAGCTGTTCATCGTCATGCACCCCTTATAGCAAGTGGTTCGGCTAAACAGCTTATCAAAGTGTTCAACCTGGAAGGTGAGCAATTAGGCACCATAAGATATTTGTCTACCTTCATGGCTCAGAAGATAGGTTCTGTGAGATGTCTTACCTTCCACCCCTATCAAGTGCTACTTGCTGCTGGAGCAGCAGATGCTTGTGTTTCAGTCTATGCTGATGAAATCGCCCCGACGAGATAA